The proteins below are encoded in one region of Bosea sp. BIWAKO-01:
- a CDS encoding TlpA family protein disulfide reductase has product MLFGRPMTSRSKTLAAFGALALIALGGVAAFYSVQGQAGNSGSCSAAAATAEKLRPLARGELAAVEVAKASQPLPNLAFNGPDGQPTTLSAFKGRTVLVNLWATWCLPCLHEMPSLDALQGKLGGQDFAVVAVNIDTRNLEKPKTWLAERKIDQLRYYADPEAKVFQDLRSAKKIEGMPVSFLVDPSGCELAMLQGPADWASQDALSFIRTALGR; this is encoded by the coding sequence CTGCTTTTTGGACGCCCAATGACGTCTCGTTCGAAAACACTTGCCGCCTTCGGCGCTCTCGCCCTGATTGCACTCGGCGGCGTCGCGGCCTTCTACTCTGTCCAGGGCCAGGCCGGCAATTCGGGATCATGCTCTGCCGCGGCAGCGACCGCTGAAAAACTGCGGCCATTGGCACGCGGCGAACTTGCAGCCGTAGAGGTTGCAAAAGCCTCGCAACCCCTGCCGAACCTCGCCTTCAACGGCCCCGACGGCCAGCCCACGACATTGTCGGCCTTCAAGGGGCGGACCGTCCTGGTCAATCTCTGGGCGACCTGGTGCCTGCCCTGCCTGCATGAGATGCCGTCGCTGGACGCGCTGCAGGGCAAGCTCGGCGGCCAGGATTTTGCGGTGGTAGCGGTCAATATCGACACCCGGAACCTCGAAAAGCCGAAAACCTGGCTTGCCGAGCGCAAGATCGATCAGCTCCGCTATTACGCCGATCCGGAGGCGAAGGTCTTCCAGGATCTGCGCTCGGCCAAGAAGATCGAAGGCATGCCGGTCAGCTTCTTGGTCGACCCGTCGGGCTGTGAACTCGCGATGCTCCAGGGCCCTGCCGACTGGGCCAGCCAGGACGCGCTCTCCTTCATCCGCACGGCGCTCGGACGCTGA
- a CDS encoding BolA family protein: MAMDARDIEAMIKAALPDAVIEIKDLAGDGDHYAATVTSAAFKGKSRVQQHQMVYAALQGRMGGVLHALALTTTVPQN, from the coding sequence ATGGCGATGGACGCGCGCGATATCGAGGCGATGATCAAGGCGGCGCTGCCGGACGCGGTTATCGAGATCAAGGATCTCGCGGGGGATGGCGACCACTACGCGGCGACCGTGACCTCGGCCGCCTTCAAGGGCAAGAGCCGGGTTCAGCAACATCAGATGGTCTATGCCGCGCTGCAAGGCCGCATGGGCGGCGTGCTGCATGCCCTTGCGCTGACGACGACGGTTCCCCAGAATTAG
- the argH gene encoding argininosuccinate lyase encodes MSNRMWGGRFATGPDAIMEEINASIDFDQRLWRQDIRGSLAHAAMLGETGILTREDVNVISAGLKAIEAEIEAGTFTFSRALEDIHMNVESNLKERIGAAAGRLHTARSRNDQVATDMRLWVRDTLETLDRQIADLQLALAEKAEAHAGAVMPGFTHLQSAQPVTFGHHMLAYVEMLARDRGRVHDARERLNECPLGAAALAGTSFPIDRFHTAKALGFARPTANSLDSVSDRDFVLETLAAASICAMHLSRFAEEIVLWATPQFGFVKLSDKFSTGSSIMPQKRNPDAAELVRGKAGRVFGHLQALLTMMKGLPLTYSKDMQEDKEGTFDALQSLSLCLAATSGMVRDMEPNLKVMKKAAGLGYATATDLADWLVRVLKMPFRDAHHVTGKLVGLASARGVGLEKLTLAEMQDVEPKITEAVFAVLGVEQSVKSRVSYGGTAPANVRRQAKRWLKQLAKEQQ; translated from the coding sequence GTGAGCAATCGCATGTGGGGAGGGCGTTTCGCCACGGGGCCGGACGCGATCATGGAGGAGATCAATGCCTCCATCGACTTCGACCAGCGCCTGTGGCGCCAGGATATCCGGGGTTCGCTGGCGCATGCGGCGATGCTGGGCGAGACCGGCATCCTGACCCGCGAAGATGTGAACGTGATCAGCGCAGGGCTCAAGGCGATCGAGGCCGAGATCGAGGCCGGCACGTTCACGTTCTCCCGCGCTCTCGAAGACATTCACATGAATGTCGAGAGCAATCTCAAGGAGCGGATCGGCGCTGCGGCGGGCCGTCTGCACACGGCCCGCTCGCGCAACGATCAGGTCGCGACCGATATGCGCCTGTGGGTGCGCGATACGCTCGAAACGCTCGATCGGCAGATCGCCGACCTGCAACTGGCTCTTGCCGAAAAGGCCGAGGCCCATGCCGGCGCGGTGATGCCGGGCTTCACGCATCTGCAGTCGGCGCAGCCGGTGACTTTCGGGCATCATATGCTCGCCTATGTCGAAATGCTGGCGCGCGACCGCGGTCGTGTCCACGATGCGCGCGAACGCCTCAACGAATGCCCGCTCGGTGCTGCGGCGCTTGCCGGTACATCCTTTCCGATCGATCGCTTCCACACGGCCAAGGCGCTCGGCTTCGCCAGGCCGACGGCCAATTCACTGGATTCCGTCTCGGATCGCGATTTCGTCCTGGAGACACTCGCGGCGGCCTCGATCTGCGCCATGCATCTATCGCGTTTCGCCGAGGAGATCGTGCTGTGGGCGACGCCCCAGTTCGGCTTCGTCAAGCTCTCGGACAAGTTCTCGACCGGCTCCTCGATCATGCCGCAGAAGCGCAATCCCGACGCCGCCGAACTGGTGCGCGGCAAGGCGGGACGCGTCTTCGGGCATCTTCAGGCGCTGCTGACGATGATGAAGGGGCTGCCGCTCACCTATTCCAAGGATATGCAGGAGGACAAGGAAGGCACTTTCGATGCGCTGCAGTCGCTCTCGCTTTGCCTTGCCGCCACGTCGGGCATGGTCCGCGACATGGAGCCCAATCTGAAGGTGATGAAGAAGGCGGCGGGCCTCGGCTACGCCACCGCGACCGACCTTGCCGATTGGCTGGTCCGGGTTCTGAAGATGCCGTTCCGGGATGCGCATCACGTCACCGGCAAGCTGGTCGGCCTCGCTTCTGCCAGGGGCGTCGGGCTGGAGAAGCTGACGCTGGCCGAGATGCAGGACGTCGAGCCGAAGATCACCGAGGCTGTCTTCGCCGTGCTCGGCGTCGAACAGTCGGTGAAGAGCCGTGTCAGCTATGGCGGCACGGCGCCGGCCAATGTCCGTCGCCAGGCCAAGCGCTGGCTGAAGCAGCTCGCCAAGGAGCAGCAGTGA
- the lysA gene encoding diaminopimelate decarboxylase has product MHHFAYRDGALFAEDVDLRRIAAEVGTPVYVYSSATIERHYRLFESAMRGIDPAGPAPHVFYAVKANGNLGVLKTLAALGAGADTVSEGEVRKALAAGFAPEKIVFSGVGKSESELAFAVGAGIFQINIESESELDLLSKVAARLGKRQEAVFRVNPDVGAGGHAKITTGSAANKFGVSFEEASRLYARAANMPGVRMMGLAVHIGSQIRETEAFEAAYAKMVGLVGSLRAEGHRVDRLDLGGGLGIPYEIPKDFDHGPSLIEDYAAMVGRVTKGLDVELGFEPGRLIVGNAGVLLTQVLHLNSRPTKQFLVVDAAMNDLLRPAMYEAYHEIWPVAEPAAEMRKLAYDVVGPICESGDTFTTDRLLPELKQHDLIAFMTAGAYGASMSSTYNQRPLVAEVLVKGAEFAVTRPRQSYEDLIGTDRAPPWLA; this is encoded by the coding sequence ATGCATCACTTTGCCTATCGCGACGGCGCGCTCTTCGCCGAGGATGTCGATCTGCGCCGGATTGCGGCCGAGGTCGGGACGCCGGTCTATGTCTATTCCTCGGCGACGATCGAGCGGCACTACAGGCTGTTCGAGAGCGCAATGCGCGGCATCGATCCCGCAGGGCCGGCGCCGCATGTGTTCTATGCCGTCAAGGCGAACGGCAATCTCGGCGTCCTGAAGACGCTGGCCGCGCTCGGCGCGGGGGCCGATACCGTCTCGGAAGGCGAAGTGCGCAAGGCGCTTGCCGCCGGTTTCGCTCCCGAGAAGATCGTCTTTTCCGGTGTCGGCAAGAGCGAGAGCGAACTCGCCTTCGCTGTCGGGGCCGGCATCTTCCAGATCAACATCGAGTCGGAGAGCGAACTCGACCTGCTGTCGAAGGTGGCGGCGAGGCTCGGCAAGCGCCAGGAGGCTGTCTTCCGCGTCAATCCCGATGTCGGCGCCGGCGGCCACGCCAAGATCACCACCGGCTCCGCCGCCAACAAGTTCGGCGTTTCCTTCGAGGAGGCGAGCCGGCTCTACGCACGCGCCGCCAATATGCCGGGCGTCCGGATGATGGGGCTGGCGGTCCATATCGGCAGCCAGATCCGCGAGACCGAGGCTTTCGAGGCGGCTTACGCCAAGATGGTCGGCCTGGTGGGCAGCCTGCGGGCCGAGGGGCATCGGGTTGACCGGCTCGATCTCGGCGGTGGCCTGGGGATTCCCTACGAGATCCCGAAGGATTTCGATCATGGGCCGAGCCTGATCGAGGATTACGCCGCCATGGTCGGACGTGTCACCAAGGGGCTCGACGTCGAACTTGGTTTCGAGCCCGGCCGCCTGATCGTCGGCAATGCCGGCGTCCTGCTGACGCAGGTGTTGCATCTCAATTCGCGGCCCACCAAGCAGTTTCTCGTCGTCGATGCGGCGATGAACGACCTGCTGCGGCCGGCGATGTACGAGGCCTATCACGAGATCTGGCCGGTGGCAGAGCCCGCTGCCGAGATGCGCAAGCTTGCCTATGATGTGGTCGGACCGATCTGCGAATCGGGCGACACCTTCACCACCGATCGCCTGCTGCCGGAGCTGAAGCAGCACGATCTGATCGCCTTCATGACAGCAGGGGCCTATGGCGCCAGCATGTCTTCGACTTATAATCAGCGCCCGCTGGTCGCCGAAGTGCTGGTCAAGGGTGCCGAATTTGCCGTGACGCGCCCGCGCCAGAGCTATGAAGACCTGATCGGCACGGATCGTGCACCGCCTTGGCTGGCCTGA
- a CDS encoding DUF1272 domain-containing protein translates to MLQLRPNCECCDRDLPPEARDAMICTFECTFCADCSETRFKGACPNCGGELVRRPIRPADKLKKYPPSQDRIRKPHPECAAA, encoded by the coding sequence ATGCTGCAACTTCGCCCGAACTGTGAATGCTGCGACCGCGACCTGCCGCCGGAGGCGCGCGACGCGATGATCTGCACCTTCGAATGCACCTTCTGCGCCGACTGCAGCGAGACGCGCTTCAAGGGCGCTTGCCCGAACTGCGGCGGCGAACTGGTGCGCAGGCCGATCAGGCCCGCCGACAAGCTGAAAAAATACCCGCCCTCGCAGGACCGGATCCGCAAGCCCCACCCGGAATGCGCCGCGGCCTGA
- the grxD gene encoding Grx4 family monothiol glutaredoxin, which yields MSDVNARIDAEVKSSDVVLFMKGTPQFPMCGFSGQVAQILGYLGVSYKGVNVLEDQEIREGIKAYSNWPTIPQLYVKGEFIGGCDITREMFQAGELQALFEEKGITVKQAS from the coding sequence ATGAGCGACGTCAACGCCCGTATCGACGCCGAAGTGAAGTCCAGCGACGTCGTGCTCTTCATGAAGGGCACGCCCCAGTTCCCGATGTGCGGCTTCTCCGGGCAGGTCGCCCAGATCCTTGGTTATCTCGGCGTGTCCTACAAGGGCGTGAACGTGCTGGAAGACCAGGAGATCCGCGAGGGCATCAAGGCCTATTCCAACTGGCCGACCATCCCGCAGCTCTACGTCAAGGGCGAGTTCATCGGCGGGTGCGATATCACCCGCGAGATGTTCCAGGCTGGCGAGCTGCAGGCGCTGTTCGAGGAAAAGGGCATCACCGTCAAGCAGGCGAGCTAA
- a CDS encoding lipoprotein: MPHPRLKLGRAIVVAGLLGLALTACGRKGPLEAPPNATNAIDLPDEDIGAVENRVPDTTTSPIAKPPKSSRAIAIPNKSFLLDPLL, encoded by the coding sequence GTGCCGCATCCCCGCCTGAAACTCGGCCGCGCCATCGTGGTCGCCGGCCTGCTAGGTCTCGCTTTGACTGCCTGCGGCCGCAAGGGACCGCTCGAAGCGCCGCCGAACGCGACCAACGCCATCGACCTGCCTGACGAGGACATCGGTGCGGTCGAGAACCGCGTGCCGGACACCACGACGTCGCCGATCGCCAAGCCGCCGAAATCGAGCCGCGCCATTGCCATTCCGAACAAGAGCTTCCTGCTCGACCCTCTGCTCTGA